In the Populus trichocarpa isolate Nisqually-1 chromosome 8, P.trichocarpa_v4.1, whole genome shotgun sequence genome, TGCAGCTAGTCCCAGTCTCACACACTGAGAGAACCATTCTGCAACCTTCTTGCGGCTTCGAGCACTAACAAGGAAAACCATGTTGTTCTTATCTCTGCACAAGCTGTTTATGATGCCAATGGACTTCGAGGATGGGCTCTTATCAATAGAAGCCTGAGGCATTAGTGTACCATCATAATCCAGAAGAATTGCCCTAGTTGTGGTCCTCTTGTAAGCTGACACAATGCGCTCCATTGAGAGCTTCTTGAAGTTTGGATCGAGCGCCACAACTCTGAAGCTCAATCCAAATCCAATACCCCAGCATCTCCTCCTTGAATGATTGCGACATGTCCTCTCCAAATCCTGAAAGAAACTGCGTGCCCAATACCCAACATCATGGGTACTGACATATCTATAATGCTTCTCATGTCTGAGTTGCTTTTCAGGGTCAGCCATTTCCAGGGCACAGTCCATTGCATCTGCCACTGCATCGATATTCCAAGGGTTCACGCGAATTGCTCCACTCAAGGAGGGCGAGCAGCCAATAAATTCTGAGATAACCAACATGCTCTTCTTAGGGGTAGAAGGTTCTTGTCCCAACAACTTATTCAATCGATCATTTCCTTGGCGACTGATTATGTATTCATAGGGTATGAGATTCATTCCATCCCTTACAGCAGTGACCAAGCAACACTCTGCCACAACATAATAGGCCACTTTCTCATAAAACTTCAATGGTGCATCAATCAAGACAATGGGGTCATATCCAGGCTTCCCAAATGTTTCATTGATCCGCTTCACAACAGCATGTGTCTCAGCTTGAACTTCTTTCACATCTTTTCCTTTACCCCTTGCAGGATTCGCTATCTGCACCAATACTATATTCCCTTGCCACTCTGGATGCTGCACAAGCAACTGTTCCATTGCCAGCAACTTCAAACTTATCCCCTTAAAAATGTCCATGTCATCCACCCCCAGCAACATTATCCTATCTTGATCACAAAACTGCTTAATGAGCTCCTTTACCTTTGCTTCAGTCTCTGGAAGGCTCAACACCGACTGAAGCTGACCCATATGTATACCAACAGGAAGAATTTTGATGCTTACAGTCCTACCACAGTACTCAATGCCCATGTACCCTCTCTTGGATTCATAGGAAAGACCAAGCATTCTACTACAACAAGACAAGAAATGTCTAGCATAGTCAAAAGTATGGAACCCAATTAAATCAGAATTCAGCAGGGCTCGCAAAAGCTCTTCCCTAATAGGCAATGTCTTATAAATCTCAGACGAAGGGAAAGGACTATGAAGGAAAAACCCAAGTTTCACCTTATTACACCTCTTCCTCAAGAAAGTAGGCAACACCATTAGATGATAGTCATGAACCCATACGAAATCATCCTCCGGGTTAATCACCTCCATAATCCTATCAGCAAATATCTTATTTACCGACACATATGCTTGCCACAGTGACCGATTAAACCTACCCCCTAGGTCCGGTGACAAGGGCAACATGTAATGAAACAAAGGCCACAACTGTTGTTTACAAAACCCATGATAATACCTGCTAAAAAGATCCGGCGGGAGAAATGTTGGCACACATTTGAAGGTCTCCAAAAGTGTTTGGGAGACCTCTTCTTGTTCACTAAGGTGAACTTCTTCCTTCAAACAACCAACATAAATAacctcaatttcatcatccccCAGACCATCTTTCAGCTGAAGAAGCAGTGAATTCTCATCCCAGTTGAAAATCCAAGACTTACTGCCATCCGATTTTCGCTGTGCCCTTATTGGCAGCTGATTGGCAACAATAATGATTCGACACATTTGCACTGAAGAGGATGATGGATCGGAGCAGACACTCTCTGATGGATCATCATCTATGTCGGACATGATGCCCGCCACCGTCATAATCCGTGGAATTCGCCGGTTCATGCGCTCAAAAGATGGAGACTCACCAGAGGCAAGCTCCAAGAGATTAGAGTATGATCTTGACACCATCTCTTTAGCTAATTTATACTGTTTTCTTTCACTGTGGCCAAGAAAAAACTCTCATTTAAGCAAAAATGTTTCAAAGTGAAAGATACCCTTTTCAAGACTCTTAGCAGATAAGTTACCGGTGACTTCTTGTAAACCAGGACGTTAATTAGAgcaacaaataagaaaaattacaaatttggaAGATACCCTATTCAGGATTCACTGAATACTAAGACTATATATTACTGAAAAGCAAGGtggaaaaaacttcttgaaTCTGAAGTAGCACTGGAGCAAGAGAGATGCAGAAACTactaagaccaccaccaccacttcaTTGAGCAAGAGAGAAAgctgtgtgaaaatgaagggaaTTTTCAGGGAAGGGAATAGGAAAGAgattgaataaaacaaattgaagcaAGTTTCTCAGCTACCCATCCAGGTAAAAATggagagaggaagaaagaaacaaaaaaatggaaTAGATTCAAGATTATGGATGGAGCTAAAGAAAATATACTGCTGCAACTATCAGATATTATCCCACTAGAGATTGTTACAGgactttcgttttttttttcttttttcacttgcCCACCTATTTGAACTTTCGAGCTTTGAACACCCaccacctaaaaaaaataaaaaaacaaccaggAACGGTTCAAGAAAATTACCAGTTTCTTTCTTCAAAATAGAAATTTTCCTTCCATGAGTCCAAgaatagataataaaaataaataaattctgagCCCTAAACTCcgttttttagagagagagtaagttttttttttgtggcatCTTTGAAGAGCTCAATCTCTCTAATAGTGACTGGAAATATGACTGAcgagtgtttttaaaaaatataatttttaaaaacattaatattttatttataattttaaattatttttatattaatattaaaaataaattttaaaaaataaccccaCCACGGCAGGACCAAGCACGAAGTAAGTCGTCTCTGTAATTGGTCCTTGCCCCCTTGTAACaccaagagagaaaagagaaaagttataagttaaaataacaatataaaatccAACTTCGCTTTCATGTTAATCTGGTTATAGTTGGTCACTATAgtttaataaaactataaattaatcCACATGGGTGGTTTAATGGTTAAACCCTAAAGGTATGTTATAGAGACAGTGCTTTAAATCATTCATTCATGGTTTATATGACATGCGTGCAAGTGTAGATGTTTGAGTTTGCCATCATatcaaaatacataattataaaaatcatgtatttaatctctattttctttcaatttatttatagtttattccatttattaatttcatttttataacttTGAAAATTAGAATCAGCGAATAAGAGTTTATAGCTcagaagaaatttgaaaaagaaagaacacgTCTCTAGAAAAATGGATTGACAAGAATAGGAGGAATTTTCTAACTATATTTAATTCCATCGGGACTAATTGATCAGTTGGAGACTTGTAGTAACTACAAGGACTGGCTCGTAATTAGCTCTTCGTATTTTAACGTGCCAAGATATAACATCCCAGGATACGGGTGGAAAGTGAGAAGCTATAACAGTCGTTAGATGGGTACAAAGAAATGTTGATCCAACGGTAGGGTAAAATATAGATAGTGGAAGAGGGTCGCTCGTGGATGGTtcttatccttttgtttttaggtgAGTCCGCCACAAGGTGTTGGGGCTCTGGGACCCGCCCACGGAGAggagtgttggtgccttggtggtggtgtttattattattattattatttattattatctctGAAACGAAAAGGAGCTGTCTTGGTGATGAGTACCGCGTGGCCTTTTACTACTCTACAACTTGCTTTTGCAAGTTTTCATACTTTGCCTGTCAAATTATCCAAAACTCCGTTGACAGCATGCTCGGAGATCCGCGTCTCGGTTTTTTACCGATTTATCGGATGTTTCCCGAGGGGGAAAATAAATATCCGGCGTTTTTTTTAAGGTATACGATGATGAAATTCGCTGCTGTTTGGGTTCCAATTGTTGTTTTGTTATGAGAAATTAATGTGGTTGGTTTTTATTGACTGCTTATACAGGAATCGAGTACAGCTTGGAGCTTgctgtttctttttccttctctctctctgttttttttttgaggatATGCCCTCGTAGAACATTAATGTGTTTGTCACCTTGTCTTGTAAGAAAATAAGTTTGTTCCGAGAATAGAATAACACCAGGTTAACCAgagttttatatatagaatattaTCTATTCTCCTTTTACATTGCAtgtaagtttttgttttctcattgtctttccttttataattttgtttgaaattaattgtaaataaaagtttaaaataatattaaagtttttatataattttcaaataaaattataactttttacGATAATATTAgtgattattttgttaattattatacaCGAATctaatatataattcttttaaaacgTTATCATGAGCactcaataaaaacaaattttatttatgcaattaccttcaaattatttttttatataaaaatatatatttctataacaatgaaaatacatgaataagaaGAGAGAAGTTTTatataagagattttttttcccttagatgatcaagaatgttttttaatatttatcttgCCTCTATTTTAAAGAACACGCTAACAGTAAAAATACGTTTAAAGTAAAAACAAGGCGTGATAATCAAGAGTTTCTTGGtatgttaaatatatttttctaatcaaaagagacaattttagataaaatcaaaataatatgtttgaaATATCAAATAATCTCAATGTATGTTTATCATCAATGAACCCCCTCGCGTTAAAGTATGAGCTGTCACCTGTCAGTACCGAAGAGCACCTAATCCTCTCTGCGCATCGAGAGCAAGCAAGTCGGAGGATGGCGCGGGTCTGGGCAAGCTGTGCCATCCCGTCTCGCATCAAATCAGCTGAAAACTATTGCTATCACCACTGTGAAGGGAGGGTGGGGGTTGGGTCGGGATCTCCTGGAAGTGGATCGTCGCAAATCGCCATCGCTGCTACAACTCCCAACAACAATAGCTGGACGTCACACTGTCTTATCCACCACGTCATCAAATGGGACCCACGCCTGAGAAGTTAAGCAGAGTAAAAAATGCAAGAGATTAGATTAGtgattactataaaaaattgatataagtgGATAAGCACGAATAAGTACAGGGGCAAGACGACACGTGTCACATGAATgccattttttgtttgaatttgcaTGGAAACCACAAGCAAAGCCGGCGACGCCATTGCGCATTTCCTCtcgagagggaaaaaaaaaaagtggggttGTGCTCTAAGGCTTGTTTTGGTATTTACCAACCGCAGGCTGCAcgtaataaaattgtttttgctgttaaatttgttttttagatttttttatatgaaaaaaatattaaattgttatttttttaatttttttatagttttaacatgatattaaaaataaaagaattattataataaatctttaattaaaaaaccacaCACACTGAATCTAGATAAGAAAATGGTTAGGACAGTAGAGAAGGGATAACATCAAGCATCTTTGCTGGGTATAAGGTATAGTCATATACGAGAAGAATAAATAGTTGGTTATggctcattttattttatttttatgttaaacaCTTCTGTTGTTATAGTACTGCTTTTAGATCCTGTTGAtcctattttatattttaaaaatattttaaaaaaaattaaaaaatattttatttttttctttactttaaattaatatttttataatgttttcgaattattttaatgtgctgatattaaaaattatttttaaaaaataaaaaaatattattttaatatatttttaaataaaaaatatttttaaaaacaactctaACTACACTCCTAAAAAAACCTTAGTTATATACGATTATACACTCAAGTGAAATTAATACAAAAGAAGCCAGATACATCAAAATGTATCTTTCAATGGCATTAAAATGAAAGCAGGTGGAAAACTGCTAAACAAGAAAAGTcagctaatatattttttttttctataagtaCAGTGATTGATGGTTGCAATTAGTTAGAATTTGAGCTCTGCAACATCTTTCAAATCAATGGACCACAAACACGAGACGGCTTACGTTTTTGTTTAGACACTAGTCGTGGATTGATAGAGCATCAGAATTCCAGCATGTGATGTTAGGTTTTTCCGCTTTCCCTGCTGAATATATAAAGAAGTTTATTGgttgatttcaagtttttgtCCAGGAAGGCGTTAcatttattgtatatttttatttttattattttttgacatccaattttattttatgggcTTGGAGGGCAAGCTAGGgtgtgaaataaaattattaattttttagttaatgtAATCTGGTTCATATTTCACTACTGATGAATTATACTTAATATTTACAAAACAATTCTCTTATTAGAGTATAATGACTCTTtagtaattaaatcaatattatatattaaaaataattacattttaaaagaaaccctaaaaatagatatacatttttttagcaaaaaaaaaatcaaatttgtctCACATGGTTCGCTTCGTAGATTCCAAGGTCCCTTATTTCCATCGAAGGAGGAAAAGGTTGGTATATCAatcaaatatatgttttattgggataaaatatttttaggtcatcataataaaatatttttgattcaGCTAAGAGAATTATAAGACACACACATATCTAGGctcaacatttaattaaacTCGAGGATGGTAGGTTTGTTGGCTCGTTAAACCCACACAAGTATGAGTTCAGTGTTTAGTTGAGCTTAGAAGTTGCTAAACCCATACATATTGAGGTTCAATACTTAGTGAAGCctgaagataataataaattatcactttaaatttcattcatttatacCAAGGAAAGACTCGAGAAAAATACCATCAATTTTCAAAGAATGTTTTGAACTAgcttatatattaattcaatctAACTGGTCTTCGTGAGGGTTTTAATGCTACAAAAATGAttctttcttaatgtttttttgctatctaattaaataaataaaaagcaatgaaaaaatgaaCACTTTAAGCATCAAGTTTTTAGTTGAAATAATCTTGATTAGCATTTTTACTAGtagaatataattatttttatatcaaatataatcatGTAATAAGAACATGGGCCATATGATCTATCGTAAAATTCATTATAAGTatagaatgaaaataaagattaattGAAGTGTAAATGACGTTACCTTAGTACACAGCAGGGTGATATGTGACCTACGCATGGGAAGCAATGCTTTGGTTCGTTGATGGTGATGCTTGGAAATGGACACGGAAGAATTATTTGCATCAAATAATCCAAGGAATAATTACACAAACTCCTGTATAgtctgaattttatttctttctttatattttataatttttaattttaatttttaataataatttatatcctcaacaatatatttaatttgaaattttttatgaagatataaaatgtaatttataaaagtataaagaaaaagaaataaaatttacatcAAATTACAGAAGAATCCTTGTAATTATCCCATAATTAAACTAAGGAGTTCAATTAGCAGGTGATAAATCTTCAGCCCTTCctcaaaaagggttttttttaaaaaaaaaaaaccaaagagttCAATTATCTCCAGTCCTTCATCAAaaagtatagaaaaaaaaatcaaatcaaattatggAAGAATTTGTATAATTATCCCATGATTAAACCAAGGAGTTCAATTAGCAGGTGATAAATCTTCagcccttgtttttttttttttttttgccagatGAGGATTTCTAATAACTAAATGGACTTTGGAAATTGTGATTACTTTATCGCGATGATTGTCTGGATTGtattatatataagttttcGGACAGCTTggatgtattttaattaatcatcataaataatatattttatacacatatatattttaactggCCAGCTTAGTTGggttaaatatttaataaaaattaaaaatacaaggacAACGATAACCCAATGAGAACAACAACACCAGTATGATGAAAGTCTTAAGGACCAAACGTATATTTCAACCAGTGCTCGCTGTATTAGTGGCTATAACTGGAAACCTTGGCTTTGTCAAAACTCAAATCTCCAATTGAAACCTTtcattccatgaaaaaaaaaaggctgaaAAGAAGTGCGTGTGCTCATCGCACACGTAATACACCACTTGTTCTTCAACACTGTTCCACTCAAGCATCCTTGCCGTCTCTCTTTATTACTGTTTGGCTTGAAATGGTAGAAAGCTACaaggatattaattaatcataacaTCTCCTGATTAACTCGACAGAGCATACAAATTTTTTAAGCGATTCAAACATGCCCCTGTCACAGATTTCGCCGCTGCAAAATAGCATCACAGCTTCATTAAATATTCCCAAAAAAATCCTCCCTGCGAAAAACATCTCAAAAGAGAGAGCTCATCACATGTGCAAACCCAGATTTTAAAGCACCCAAACAGTACCAGGCCTACAGCGACCATCAAGAAATCTACCTGACGCGGAGATGGTGAACAAACCTACACATCAATCACCTGTACTCGACAGTACCAGGAGTCGAAAATGTTTACAGGCGCCTAAGATTAATTATACTAATAAAATTACTTGGAAATGAGATGTTGTTTATAGCTATAATCGTAGAATAAGCGCTATATGCTTTAGATATCAACTGTTGTTTATGGATAAGTTCATctccatgtttttcttttcttaattatatatatatttagtttcaGGATTTAAATTGCAGAGTTCTTTTCTTATTGAATTCATCGTGCTAAAGCCAGACGTGATCAACAACGTTATGGGTGTTGGAATAAGAATAAAGTGGACATACATCTAGCAAGTTGACTTTCCTGAGGATAATGTAATCAGTTAAATTTGACTtgccattttttcttttataaaatatggcTAGTAACCAGCCGTTCGTACAACGAGGGGGTCTTTTTGACCTTAAATGATAAGATTTCTTAGGGGTAAATTATCTGTCGGTGCTTAATCAttagtctttatatatatatatatatatatatatataaacacttgCTTAATTACTGCTTGAGTTCAGCAGCACCGGTGCTTCAGAGATTTCTGGCTCTtgtgatgtaatttttttttttttttttttggatttcaagGAATTTGTGGGGGTGATAAATGATGTTTGCTTTAATTTTGACTAAcgtataaattgatttaaataaatctattatttttttatataaaaaaaacaggtacAGCGAGCCCTGTTGTTCGTGTGCTAAAGATCTATTTATGATCGGGCTGGTGCCTTTTCCTTTCCACACTCTTGCTGCCACAGTCTGCAGTTGTTAAAAGGAAACATCTTTCTTTAAAGCTAGCGTGAAAATCTTTTACAATAAAGATTCAGCATCATCTCATCAGTCAGTGGGAGATCAGAAACTCGGTGTGGagagttaataataataaaaaatataattttaattttttatgtttgtcttaCATGCTATAAAGTGAGtgctaaataaaattaaaaccaattaaatatatccatataacaaaaatatatcaacctcattgaaaa is a window encoding:
- the LOC7457812 gene encoding alpha,alpha-trehalose-phosphate synthase [UDP-forming] 6; this translates as MVSRSYSNLLELASGESPSFERMNRRIPRIMTVAGIMSDIDDDPSESVCSDPSSSSVQMCRIIIVANQLPIRAQRKSDGSKSWIFNWDENSLLLQLKDGLGDDEIEVIYVGCLKEEVHLSEQEEVSQTLLETFKCVPTFLPPDLFSRYYHGFCKQQLWPLFHYMLPLSPDLGGRFNRSLWQAYVSVNKIFADRIMEVINPEDDFVWVHDYHLMVLPTFLRKRCNKVKLGFFLHSPFPSSEIYKTLPIREELLRALLNSDLIGFHTFDYARHFLSCCSRMLGLSYESKRGYMGIEYCGRTVSIKILPVGIHMGQLQSVLSLPETEAKVKELIKQFCDQDRIMLLGVDDMDIFKGISLKLLAMEQLLVQHPEWQGNIVLVQIANPARGKGKDVKEVQAETHAVVKRINETFGKPGYDPIVLIDAPLKFYEKVAYYVVAECCLVTAVRDGMNLIPYEYIISRQGNDRLNKLLGQEPSTPKKSMLVISEFIGCSPSLSGAIRVNPWNIDAVADAMDCALEMADPEKQLRHEKHYRYVSTHDVGYWARSFFQDLERTCRNHSRRRCWGIGFGLSFRVVALDPNFKKLSMERIVSAYKRTTTRAILLDYDGTLMPQASIDKSPSSKSIGIINSLCRDKNNMVFLVSARSRKKVAEWFSQCVRLGLAAEHGYFLRLMRDAEWETCVPVADTTWKQIAEPVMQLYTETTDGSTVEDKETALVWCYEDADPDFGSCQAKELLDHLESVLANEPVTVKSGQNMVEVKPQGVSKGLVAKRLLSIMQENEISPDFVLCIGDDRSDDDMFEVITTSMTATQNAEVFACTVGQKPSKAKYYLDDTAEIVRLMQGLASVSEQTLTE